From Drosophila yakuba strain Tai18E2 chromosome 2L, Prin_Dyak_Tai18E2_2.1, whole genome shotgun sequence, one genomic window encodes:
- the LOC6528893 gene encoding sorbin and SH3 domain-containing protein 1 isoform X24: MGQEHTQSTAGTAMFAPKFKARAPPGSGVWTPYGSSSDLNQSGTTSATPPPPPPPSLPVWTPQPSPVLSGRKEFRPVRFESPTLPRRYTAQQHQQQQQKTTTTIPPWSSTENGEGAPPPTAIASLNSVNSNSDYAETDCSGHFGPVAPSASVSDKIRTFERSSSNSELQRPFARRQLSDASRPAYRPNEVIYKVKHEYMSEPETGSDRPRKMAQLGRRQYDGIGPVTNDGMPIILRSEVKEPHQHEWYKRLYQTIHKQKNGDDFVIRYKCPRARPSYKSNGYVSEPEPNYDSDYSTVRYRTQNPHRVQSVSSAVNVRNLTQDEKLYGTMPNPIKSAQSSYKNQPGRIENYTTGHSSVSEKEKKEWWDEVMDIFNGSLEQSKLSPLYTEGNLSRALAKESGYTSDSNLVFRKKEVPVSSPLSPVEQKQAYKSLQAGGEPPLLGFRKPAPEKPRDLDPNAPPIPPQPPVKGLSSYDFPYNTDTVDGSDVNIHFKTPIRHEQRQNLSEEELAIRQAEHMQKLYHEERRRKYLQELQDMNSRRHTDNFTPSQKSPIALNRYDDFPTDVTLKSLVGPKTVARALFNFQGQTSKELSFRKGDTIYIRRQIDANWYEGEHNAMIGLLPASYVEIVSRDGARTPSKRPSEGQARAKYNFQAQSGIELSLNKGELVTLTRRVDGNWFEGKIANRKGIFPCSYVEVLTDIGAEDIAAKTTTVITSQSTTNLRPNLDVLRTNINNEFNTLTQNGAQPPNGILKETRTLHKTDALHVDTSSEPLAYRALYKYRPQNSDELELLEGDVVHVLEKCDDGWFVGTSQRTGCFGTFPGNYVERA, translated from the exons ATGGGGCAGG AGCACACACAAAGCACGGCGGGCACCGCGATGTTTGCACCCAAATTCAAGGCGCGCGCGCCACCAGGTTCAG GCGTGTGGACACCTTACGGTTCCAGCAGCGATCTAAATCAATCGGGCACCACatcggccacgccccctcccccGCCGCCACCCTCGCTGCCCGTTTGGACGCCACAACCGTCACCGGTGCTAAGCGGACGCAAGGAGTTCCGTCCGGTCCGTTTCGAGTCCCCCACTCTGCCCCGTCGCTATACGgcgcagcagcaccaacagcagcaacagaagaCGACGACTACAATCCCGCCGTGGTCCAGTACGGAGAACGGAGAAGGtgccccaccacccaccgcaaTAGCCTCCCTCAACTCCGTGAACTCGAACTCGGACTACGCCGAAACTGACTGCTCCGGGCACTTTGGTCCCGTGGCGCCCAGTGCCAGTGTCTCCGACAAGATCAGAA CATTCGAACGCTCTTCATCCAACTCGGAGTTGCAGAGGCCGTTTGCGCGGCGCCAGCTGTCCGACGCCAGTCGTCCAGCCTACAGGCCCAATGAAGTCA TCTACAAAGTCAAGCACGAGTATATGAGCGAACCGGAGACGGGCAGCGATCGTCCCCGGAAAATGGCACAGTTAGGGCGAAGGCAGTACGACGGCATCGGTCCGGTGACCAACGATGGAATGCCCATCATCCTGAGATCG GAGGTCAAGGAGCCGCATCAGCATGAATGGTACAAGCGTCTCTATCAGACCATTCACAAGCAGAAGAACGGCG ATGATTTTGTGATTCGCTACAAGTGTCCCAGAG CCCGTCCGTCGTACAAGAGCAACGGATACGTCTCAGAGCCCGAACCCAACTACGATTCGGATTACTCCACGGTGAGGTACCGCACCCAGAATCCGCACCGTGTTCAGTCCGTCTCCTCGGCTGTCAATGTGCGCAACCTAACCCAGGACGAGAA GTTGTATGGTACTATGCCAAATCCCATAAAATCAGCGCAAAGCTCGTATAAGAATCAGCCAGGACGCATCGAGAACTATACAACAGGTCATTCATCAGTTtccgaaaaggaaaagaaggaG TGGTGGGACGAAGTGATGGACATCTTTAACGGG AGTCTAGAACAATCGAAACTATCGCCATTGTACACAGAAGGTAACTTGTCCAG AGCTTTGGCCAAGGAATCCGGGTATACTAGCGATTCCAATCTGGTCTTCCGCAAGAAGGAGGTACCCGTAAGCAGTCCCCTTAGCCCCGTTGAACAAAAGCAGGCCTACAAGAGTCTCCAGGCAGGCGGAGAACCTCCCCTGCTCGGCTTCCGCAAACCAGCGCCCGAGAAACCCCGTG ATCTCGACCCGAACGCGCCCCCCATTCCCCCACAGCCGCCAGTCAAGGGTCTCTCCTCCTACGATTTCCCGTACAACACCGACACAGTCGACGGATCAG ACGTAAACATCCACTTCAAGACACCCATCAGGCATGAGCAACGCCAAAACTTGTCCGAAGAGGAACTAGCCATTCGCCAAGCGGAGCACATGCAGAAGCTCTACCACGAGGAGCGCCGTCGAAAGTATCTACAGGAGCTGCAGGACATGAATTCGCGCCGCCACACGGACAACTTCACCCCGTCGCAGAAGTCGCCCATCGCCCTTAATCGCTACGATGACTTCCCTACGGACGTGACCCTCAAGTCGCTGGTGGGCCCCAAGACGGTGGCCCGTGCTCTCTTCAACTTCCAGGGACAGACCTCCAA GGAGCTATCCTTCCGCAAGGGCGACACCATCTACATCAGGCGGCAGATCGATGCCAACTGGTATGAGGGCGAGCACAATGCCATGATTGGACTGCTCCCAGCCAGTTATGTTGAG ATTGTCAGTCGAGACGGCGCCCGTACGCCATCCAAGCGACCATCGGAGGGCCAGGCCCGTGCCAAATACAACTTCCAGGCCCAGTCGGGCATCGAGCTCTCCTTGAACAAGGGCGAACTGGTCACTTTGACACGCCGAGTTGATGGCAACTGGTTCGAGGGCAAGATTGCTAACAGGAAGGGCATCTTCCCGTGCTCCTACGTGGAG GTACTTACTGATATTGGTGCTGAGGACATTGCGGCCAAAACAACCACCGTGATTACCAGCCAGAGCACCACGAATCTGCGGCCTAATCTCGACGTGCTGCGCACAAACATCAACAATGAGTTCAATACGCTGACGCAAAATGGAGCACAGCCACCGAACGGAATCCTTAAGGAAACGCGGACGCTGCACAAGACGGATGCCCTCCATGTGGACACCAGTTCCGAACCATTGGC GTACCGCGCACTGTACAAGTATCGGCCACAGAACTCCGACGAACTGGAACTGCTCGAGGGAGATGTGGTCCATGTACTGGAAAAGTGTGACGACGGATGGTTCGTGGGCACCTCACAGAGGACCGGCTGTTTCGGCACATTCCCCGGCAATTACGTGGAAAGGGCCTAG
- the LOC6528893 gene encoding uncharacterized protein LOC6528893 isoform X20: MGQEHTQSTAGTAMFAPKFKARAPPGSGVWTPYGSSSDLNQSGTTSATPPPPPPPSLPVWTPQPSPVLSGRKEFRPVRFESPTLPRRYTAQQHQQQQQKTTTTIPPWSSTENGEGAPPPTAIASLNSVNSNSDYAETDCSGHFGPVAPSASVSDKIRTFERSSSNSELQRPFARRQLSDASRPAYRPNEVIYKVKHEYMSEPETGSDRPRKMAQLGRRQYDGIGPVTNDGMPIILRSEVKEPHQHEWYKRLYQTIHKQKNGDDFVIRYKCPRARPSYKSNGYVSEPEPNYDSDYSTVRYRTQNPHRVQSVSSAVNVRNLTQDEKLYGTMPNPIKSAQSSYKNQPGRIENYTTGHSSVSEKEKKEWWDEVMDIFNGWLREHTRIPRIIIEFVDEFDGIGSLEQSKLSPLYTEGNLSRALAKESGYTSDSNLVFRKKEVPVSSPLSPVEQKQAYKSLQAGGEPPLLGFRKPAPEKPREILEEFEFIQITPTLTKIRVSTKELEEEVKPLRKAVTPPPAPPPPPPPPQSLTTKRDKKPAKMFSQLSKNLPSFIPLSKKQQVSQQDDPPPRPPHRKSSCTKSTVRVLSSASKSRHEQCFQPPSGTAPGVSTITLRKVATSSCSRREPICRSKSAGAVSTLLQTLTATKETRLTRRVQQPQQQSRLRSSSPSRRPARLLALRQSSRSPVAFGRSISKERSFAEEKKRLENTLPANRTNFEASTNILRDPSLKSPQEVREAVRSYATSRSKSLPRLRHTTVSTTTRQTMCFPQVRPQTLLDCGTRSLRKSSSKTGKGQEKNGSNDSLPRSNSTFSIDSMVRQEIVPIAPPKTYVGRSRGSLSKALVPLQSSRSEGHVPRKRQSGKVTTKPPPPVTVHSYSESVREKTNFWNDYNAKQAMSLPQEYKFCPEDVCDFESHTIQQPCIEDLVWKYEGKEQRPPKQVTVTDIARPQSPQLSQERRFSPTREVRVPQISREVRSPSRRRIDSLRSKDKEQSLARASSLSSADERKRATPAPSNGLYQCGELAHSATSLTHLERHSPSCRYRNNCERFTELNRFYSTLERVGQLERATSSSSFHPLRKDAEHLDFDEWRRVRLHERAEKELQYLVGKLQDDQKQRDLHFRSKDVDSIKWRQDADQSLVAKKKSVEDLRENFEQLNILRQQQQLQSEPVHRHWRRNTVADLACSLEHQASAEPDMERHLDNDLVSTLSKDQIKKITQQLNEIYSGNRQAPAVEEQYIVTVEKGSRPNGLKVRCNSTISKDQLLGPVKRKRDEQQSNQSLPRSTRSQSPVVVARETRGAIAAKNAELTLTKPPDVPPRPKPTPSQEVKTKPPPKAELKVETREPAEDISQKIQYFEDRQFDEPPKTIYHAREDSSPDEAEVMRLINQNMQERQRARQLHHHQELSNSLTDLSGVFGERPAARVNFHLHSPPDRPPDDTELISFGNGSPDHGDGSLELYSDSYYRSRSLSPQSQASACSSSYLQRVYTGEVRKMRQHFESIQQSGEQSREPSNERRDFFGLSSLRRARSDPEMSAGSKDAPDTVTDAVSKEDVPRLTHKFELRAATPSPERGRRRLRSAQDRLMPHIDIISKTAALKRELPIPVRSSPTRSVSSNSHCFERLRMRYESPEPQTQSYLSTSHPDMRDVHDISPHLSADWVAHKHPKPTKPEDLPKKLQRVVRASSTSPPRPARSHNHQLSSRLTSCMKDIFANQKFDPNKHRPKARYVPDGAENGNQKSKDSGTLERLKKTAVVTFKVSPNHYYATDVNIHFKTPIRHEQRQNLSEEELAIRQAEHMQKLYHEERRRKYLQELQDMNSRRHTDNFTPSQKSPIALNRYDDFPTDVTLKSLVGPKTVARALFNFQGQTSKELSFRKGDTIYIRRQIDANWYEGEHNAMIGLLPASYVEIVSRDGARTPSKRPSEGQARAKYNFQAQSGIELSLNKGELVTLTRRVDGNWFEGKIANRKGIFPCSYVEVLTDIGAEDIAAKTTTVITSQSTTNLRPNLDVLRTNINNEFNTLTQNGAQPPNGILKETRTLHKTDALHVDTSSEPLAYRALYKYRPQNSDELELLEGDVVHVLEKCDDGWFVGTSQRTGCFGTFPGNYVERA, from the exons ATGGGGCAGG AGCACACACAAAGCACGGCGGGCACCGCGATGTTTGCACCCAAATTCAAGGCGCGCGCGCCACCAGGTTCAG GCGTGTGGACACCTTACGGTTCCAGCAGCGATCTAAATCAATCGGGCACCACatcggccacgccccctcccccGCCGCCACCCTCGCTGCCCGTTTGGACGCCACAACCGTCACCGGTGCTAAGCGGACGCAAGGAGTTCCGTCCGGTCCGTTTCGAGTCCCCCACTCTGCCCCGTCGCTATACGgcgcagcagcaccaacagcagcaacagaagaCGACGACTACAATCCCGCCGTGGTCCAGTACGGAGAACGGAGAAGGtgccccaccacccaccgcaaTAGCCTCCCTCAACTCCGTGAACTCGAACTCGGACTACGCCGAAACTGACTGCTCCGGGCACTTTGGTCCCGTGGCGCCCAGTGCCAGTGTCTCCGACAAGATCAGAA CATTCGAACGCTCTTCATCCAACTCGGAGTTGCAGAGGCCGTTTGCGCGGCGCCAGCTGTCCGACGCCAGTCGTCCAGCCTACAGGCCCAATGAAGTCA TCTACAAAGTCAAGCACGAGTATATGAGCGAACCGGAGACGGGCAGCGATCGTCCCCGGAAAATGGCACAGTTAGGGCGAAGGCAGTACGACGGCATCGGTCCGGTGACCAACGATGGAATGCCCATCATCCTGAGATCG GAGGTCAAGGAGCCGCATCAGCATGAATGGTACAAGCGTCTCTATCAGACCATTCACAAGCAGAAGAACGGCG ATGATTTTGTGATTCGCTACAAGTGTCCCAGAG CCCGTCCGTCGTACAAGAGCAACGGATACGTCTCAGAGCCCGAACCCAACTACGATTCGGATTACTCCACGGTGAGGTACCGCACCCAGAATCCGCACCGTGTTCAGTCCGTCTCCTCGGCTGTCAATGTGCGCAACCTAACCCAGGACGAGAA GTTGTATGGTACTATGCCAAATCCCATAAAATCAGCGCAAAGCTCGTATAAGAATCAGCCAGGACGCATCGAGAACTATACAACAGGTCATTCATCAGTTtccgaaaaggaaaagaaggaG TGGTGGGACGAAGTGATGGACATCTTTAACGGG TGGCTTAGGGAGCATACTCGCATCCCGCGCATTATTATAGAGTTCGTCGACGAATTCGACGGCATCGGA AGTCTAGAACAATCGAAACTATCGCCATTGTACACAGAAGGTAACTTGTCCAG AGCTTTGGCCAAGGAATCCGGGTATACTAGCGATTCCAATCTGGTCTTCCGCAAGAAGGAGGTACCCGTAAGCAGTCCCCTTAGCCCCGTTGAACAAAAGCAGGCCTACAAGAGTCTCCAGGCAGGCGGAGAACCTCCCCTGCTCGGCTTCCGCAAACCAGCGCCCGAGAAACCCCGTG AAATTTTGGAGGAGTTCGAATTCATACAGATCACACCCACGCTCACAAAGATTCGTGTCAGTACCAAGGAGCTGGAAGAAGAAGTGAAACCCCTGAGAAAAGCAGTAACGCCACCGCctgcaccaccgccaccacctccacctcccCAATCCTTGACCACGAAAAGAGACAAGAAGCCCGCGAAGATGTTTTCCCAGCTTTCGAAGAATCTGCCCTCGTTCATTCCGTTGAGCAAAAAGCAACAAGTGTCCCAACAGGATGACCCACCTCCAAGGCCGCCGCACAGAAAGTCGAGCTGCACGAAGAGCACAGTGCGAGTCCTAAGCTCCGCCTCAAAGTCCAGGCATGAGCAGTGCTTTCAACCGCCGAGTGGAACTGCCCCTGGGGTATCTACCATCACCCTGCGGAAGGTGGCCACTTCGAGTTGTTCCCGTCGTGAGCCCATTTGCCGATCGAAGTCGGCGGGAGCGGTGTCCACGCTTTTGCAAACTCTGACGGCCACCAAGGAGACCCGACTCACCCGTCGGGtccagcagccgcagcagcaatCGCGTTTGAGGTCGTCGAGTCCTAGTAGGCGCCCCGCTCGTCTTCTGGCCCTTCGTCAATCCAGCCGAAGTCCTGTGGCCTTTGGTAGAAGCATATCGAAGGAAAGAAGCTTCGCTGAGGAAAAAAAGCGGCTGGAGAACACGCTGCCAGCTAATCGGACCAACTTTGAGGCCAGTACCAATATACTAAGGGATCCCTCCTTGAAATCCCCCCAAGAGGTGAGGGAGGCAGTGCGTTCGTATGCGACCTCACGCAGCAAGTCCTTGCCACGACTTCGTCATACTACAGTGAGCACTACCACAAGGCAGACCATGTGCTTCCCGCAGGTGCGACCCCAGACGCTTTTGGATTGCGGAACTCGGTCGCTGAGGAAGTCGTCCTCGAAAACAGGAAAGGGCCAGGAAAAGAACGGATCTAATGACAGCTTGCCGAGGAGTAACTCCACCTTTTCCATTGACTCTATGGTGCGCCAGGAAATTGTGCCCATAGCACCACCCAAGACATATGTTGGGAGGTCTAGAGGATCACTTTCTAAAGCGCTGGTTCCACTCCAGAGCAGTCGAAGCGAAGGTCACGTGCCAAGGAAGCGTCAGTCTGGGAAAGTTACTACtaagccaccaccaccagttACTGTCCACTCCTACAGCGAATCAGTGAGAGAGAAAACCAACTTTTGGAATGACTACAACGCCAAGCAGGCCATGTCCTTGCCGCAGGAGTACAAGTTCTGTCCGGAGGATGTGTGCGATTTCGAGAGTCATACGATCCAGCAACCGTGTATCGAGGACCTTGTGTGGAAATATGAGGGCAAGGAGCAGCGTCCACCGAAACAAGTGACCGTAACGGACATCGCTCGACCTCAATCACCACAATTGAGCCAGGAGCGTCGCTTTTCGCCCACTCGAGAGGTTAGGGTGCCCCAAATCAGCCGGGAGGTGAGATCGCCATCTCGTCGTCGCATCGATAGCCTGCGTTCCAAGGACAAAGAGCAGTCCTTGGCCAGGGCTAGCAGCCTTAGCAGCGCAGATGAGCGCAAGAGAGCTACTCCAGCTCCATCGAATGGACTCTACCAATGCGGAGAGCTTGCCCACAGTGCCACTTCGTTGACTCACCTGGAACGTCATAGTCCCAGCTGTCGGTATCGTAACAATTGTGAGCGTTTCACTGAATTGAATCGCTTCTACAGCACTTTGGAGCGAGTGGGTCAGCTGGAAAGGGCCACGTCCTCCAGCAGCTTTCATCCCTTGAGGAAGGATGCTGAACACCTGGACTTTGATGAGTGGCGCCGAGTCCGACTTCATGAACGCGCTGAAAAGGAGCTGCAATATTTAGTTGGAAAGCTACAAGATGACCAAAAGCAAAGGGATCTTCACTTCCGTTCAAAGGATGTAGACTCCATTAAGTGGCGTCAAGACGCCGACCAATCACTGGTTGCCAAGAAGAAGTCTGTGGAGGATCTGCGCGAAAACTTTGAGCAGTTGAATATTctcaggcagcagcagcagctccagtcGGAGCCAGTTCATCGCCATTGGAGACGCAACACGGTGGCTGATTTGGCCTGCAGTCTGGAGCACCAGGCCTCGGCTGAACCCGATATGGAGCGTCACTTGGACAACGACTTAGTGAGCACTTTGTCCAAGGATCAGATTAAGAAGATAACCCAGCAGCTGAACGAGATCTACTCGGGGAATCGCCAGGCTCCTGCCGTCGAAGAGCAGTATATTGTAACCGTGGAAAAGGGCTCGCGTCCAAATGGTCTGAAGGTACGTTGCAACTCCACCATCTCCAAGGATCAGCTACTGGGACCAGTTAAACGTAAGCGAGATGAACAGCAATCAAATCAGTCATTGCCTCGCTCCACTCGCAGTCAATCTccggtggtggtggcaagAGAAACCCGTGGCGCCATTGCAGCCAAGAATGCTGAGTTGACCTTGACGAAACCGCCGGATGTGCCACCTAGACCAAAGCCCACGCCAAGTCAGGAGGTTAAGACCAAGCCACCGCCAAAAGCGGAACTGAAAGTTGAAACTCGCGAGCCGGCCGAAGACATAAGCCAGAAGATACAGTACTTCGAGGATCGCCAGTTCGATGAGCCGCCCAAAACCATTTACCACGCTCGCGAAGACTCCTCGCCTGACGAAGCTGAGGTTATGCGACTCATCAATCAAAACATGCAGGAACGTCAGAGAGCCAGGCAACTTCATCACCACCAGGAACTGAGTAACTCCCTGACCGACTTGAGTGGCGTTTTTGGGGAGCGTCCTGCGGCCCGGGTAAATTTTCACTTGCACAGCCCGCCCGACCGTCCGCCCGACGATACCGAGCTTATCAGCTTTGGGAACGGATCACCGGATCACGGAGACGGCAGTCTTGAGCTCTACTCGGATTCCTACTACCGGTCGCGCAGTCTGTCGCCCCAGTCGCAGGCCTCcgcctgctccagctcctACTTGCAGAGAGTGTACACCGGCGAGGTGCGAAAGATGCGTCAGCACTTCGAGAGCATTCAGCAGTCCGGCGAACAATCCCGGGAGCCATCCAATGAGCGGCGTGATTTTTTTGGGCTTAGCTCGCTGCGGAGGGCGCGCAGCGATCCCGAAATGAGTGCGGGATCCAAAGACGCCCCGGACACCGTTACGGATGCGGTGTCGAAGGAGGATGTGCCCCGGTTAACCCATAAATTCGAGTTGAGGGCAGCCACGCCATCGCCGGAACGCGGAAGAAGACGTCTGCGAAGCGCACAGGATCGCCTAATGCCCCACATCGATATCATCAGCAAGACAGCGGCCTTGAAAAGAGAACTACCTATTCCCGTTCGATCGAGTCCCACGAGGAGCGTTAGCAGCAACAGCCATTGCTTCGAGCGTCTGAGGATGCGCTACGAGTCACCGGAGCCGCAGACCCAGAGCTATTTGTCCACCTCGCATCCGGATATGCGGGATGTCCACGACATATCCCCTCACCTTAGTGCCGACTGGGTGGCTCACAAGCACCCGAAACCGACGAAACCCGAGGACCTGCCCAAGAAGCTACAACGAGTGGTGAGGGCGAGCTCCACATCACCACCTCGACCAGCAAGGTCGCATAACCACCAGTTGAGCTCCCGGCTAACCAGCTGCATGAAGGACATCTTCGCAAACCAGAAATTCGATCCCAACAAGCATCGTCCCAAGGCCAGATATGTTCCCGATGGTGCCGAGAACGGCAATCAGAAATCCAAGGATAGTGGCACTTTAGAGCGCCTCAAGAAGACTGCCGTTGTGACCTTTAAAG TGTCTCCCAATCATTACTATGCCACAGACGTAAACATCCACTTCAAGACACCCATCAGGCATGAGCAACGCCAAAACTTGTCCGAAGAGGAACTAGCCATTCGCCAAGCGGAGCACATGCAGAAGCTCTACCACGAGGAGCGCCGTCGAAAGTATCTACAGGAGCTGCAGGACATGAATTCGCGCCGCCACACGGACAACTTCACCCCGTCGCAGAAGTCGCCCATCGCCCTTAATCGCTACGATGACTTCCCTACGGACGTGACCCTCAAGTCGCTGGTGGGCCCCAAGACGGTGGCCCGTGCTCTCTTCAACTTCCAGGGACAGACCTCCAA GGAGCTATCCTTCCGCAAGGGCGACACCATCTACATCAGGCGGCAGATCGATGCCAACTGGTATGAGGGCGAGCACAATGCCATGATTGGACTGCTCCCAGCCAGTTATGTTGAG ATTGTCAGTCGAGACGGCGCCCGTACGCCATCCAAGCGACCATCGGAGGGCCAGGCCCGTGCCAAATACAACTTCCAGGCCCAGTCGGGCATCGAGCTCTCCTTGAACAAGGGCGAACTGGTCACTTTGACACGCCGAGTTGATGGCAACTGGTTCGAGGGCAAGATTGCTAACAGGAAGGGCATCTTCCCGTGCTCCTACGTGGAG GTACTTACTGATATTGGTGCTGAGGACATTGCGGCCAAAACAACCACCGTGATTACCAGCCAGAGCACCACGAATCTGCGGCCTAATCTCGACGTGCTGCGCACAAACATCAACAATGAGTTCAATACGCTGACGCAAAATGGAGCACAGCCACCGAACGGAATCCTTAAGGAAACGCGGACGCTGCACAAGACGGATGCCCTCCATGTGGACACCAGTTCCGAACCATTGGC GTACCGCGCACTGTACAAGTATCGGCCACAGAACTCCGACGAACTGGAACTGCTCGAGGGAGATGTGGTCCATGTACTGGAAAAGTGTGACGACGGATGGTTCGTGGGCACCTCACAGAGGACCGGCTGTTTCGGCACATTCCCCGGCAATTACGTGGAAAGGGCCTAG